A section of the Parasteatoda tepidariorum isolate YZ-2023 chromosome 6, CAS_Ptep_4.0, whole genome shotgun sequence genome encodes:
- the LOC107442747 gene encoding protein mesh, producing MAQLLWIFVFASFLQSALFQNVALPKQRETVPLKAPTYVDMRRFRSELLYPHSREFLVDTINRGQAIRDTPLPFRLPFFGFDFRYIWIHRDGYLLFNKGLLSYDYPIKFPTPYIRDPTREEDPSMIAPWFSYQDIPNSIDNAGVYSQMVIMAKESNDSLRERIRMDFRDGMIGAADFEPTYAMIVTWRNLTHANAYPGSTLKTNSYQVVIATDEKRTYAMFNYDTIGWISDKDNYDGQKGIPPFIGFNAGNRTRAYEFEPYSQQPRVSRLPSLGFGNGLRGRFFFQIDEEIWPGCCIERYLDINWPTRPKLTFFPRYGSMLGGTMVNLTGPCFFDPRSIIRCKFDTLETDGIYRDENHVSCISPPVMYHGYVDLSVSIDNGPFLFYGKYYIQPPDMVEANVNVLEGSDKLEAPLRFTLQWKHEKLTWDRRHPVTIALWGYRESSEHYPKLTYIDVLTDDTVLAGDGQYNLDLETFKNRWNWDKLDITFGFIAINITDAEVVGSGARYSPVLWSGPLPLGWYFRHQWYRKYGKTWKADICKDWYMREKYSDRFAITLFRCPCTLEQAKLDAGRFAPDLQCNEIDRKCETFHKAAYHCVRSGRPAVGGAGQLCCYDDHGELIRTGDTMYGGRPARAFQFGKHPFKQRMMIPSLSYWLHDVTPYFFCCKWAEGEDDAETCDMFKYWRTSQDCSLYQTPGVASVYGDPHFLTFDKHNYTFNGKGEFVLTRVNHRLHKLDVQGRFEQPDPKYHFSPKINGTRLMAVTARDNVSSIVEFRVRPAPARWQYHMYIIVDNEYVYFWDNSLRVQFFKGVTLFQPANVYNMSHIVAMFDSGAGVEVMVENGHMAVHVYLPVSFINKTRGLLGNWSRNKDDEFTAPDGIVYITPDARTYDVHHRFGMEYRVTEVGNERVGRSLFYHNAIPFAQYDNATFVPEYETPPPIPKNFSYQDHVIENICAGSTSCRFDFIVTGDFDFAKATKNHENYAEKLASDVRKQTIRCPELMKPRHGRKSEIRYFVGTTVRFSCDSGYRLVGYENRRCRETGLWSWGVNPQCISEGDYAKKVTGISLGIVLPILILLILLCVFLVQRMRNRKQHWTGEKGVPENHMFEVKPNKNGNGSSKVSDF from the exons atggcgcaGCTGCTTTGGATATTCGTTTTTGCATCTTTTCTACAAAGcgctttatttcaaaatgttgccCTACCCAAACAGCGAGAAACCGTTCCCTTGAAAGCTCCTACTTATGTCGACATGAGGAGATTTCGTTCTGAACTTCTGTATCCTCATTCTAGAGAATTTTTAGTCGACACCATCAACAGAGGTCAAGCCATTCGGGACACCCCACTTCCGTTCCGTCTTCCGTTCTTTGGTTTCGACTTCAGGTACATTTGGATACACAGAGATGGGTACCTTCTTTTCAACAAAGGTCTCCTGTCGTACGACTACCCCATCAAGTTCCCCACCCCTTACATCCGGGATCCGACGAGGGAAGAGGACCCTTCCATGATAGCCCCCTGGTTCAGTTACCAGGACATTCCAAACTCCATTGACAATGCTGGGGTGTATTCTCAGATGGTCATCATGGCCAAAGAATCGAACGATTCGCTGAGGGAGAGGATTCGAATGGATTTCAGAGATGGCATGATTGGAGCTGCAGATTTTGAGCCGACCTACGCCATGATTGTGACTTGGAGGAACCTCACGCACGCCAATGCCTACCCCGGAAGCACACTGAAGACCAACTCCTACCAAGTGGTGATCGCAACAGACGAGAAGAGGACTTACGCCATGTTCAACTACGACACCATCGGTTGGATTTCCGACAAAGACAATTACGACGGACAGAAAGGTATTCCCCCATTCATAGGATTCAACGCCGGTAATCGAACCAGAGCTTACGAGTTCGAACCCTATTCTCAACAGCCAAGAGTGAGTCGTCTGCCTTCTCTCGGATTCGGTAATGGCCTCAGGGGAAGATTCTTCTTCCAGATAGATGAAGAGATCTGGCCAGGATGCTGCATCGAGAGATACCTTGATATTAATTGGCCTACAAGACCGAAGCTGACCTTCTTTCCTCGTTACGGAAGCATGCTGGGTGGTACGATGGTTAATCTGACCGGACCTTGTTTCTTCGATCCGAGAAGCATTATTCGCTGCAAATTCGACACACTGGAAACTGATGGCATCTACAGAGATGAGAATCACGTGAGCTGCATATCTCCTCCCGTCATGTACCACGGATATGTCGATCTCTCAGTCTCCATCGACAACGGACCTTTTCTCTTCTATGGTAAATACTATATTCAACCTCCCGATATGGTGGAAGCTAACGTCAACGTTCTAGAAGGCAGCGACAAACTGGAAGCACCACTAAg GTTCACTCTGCAATGGAAGCATGAAAAATTAACATGGGATAGAAGGCATCCGGTGACCATAGCGCTCTGGGGCTACCGTGAGAGTAGCGAACATTATCCTAAACTTACATACATCGACGTTCTGACCGATGATACTGTTCTAGCCGGAGACGGACAATACAACCTGGACTTGGAAACGTTTAAAAATCGATGGAACTGGGATAAGCTGGACATTACTTTTGGATTCATCGCCATCAACATCACGGATGCCGAAGTGGTCGGTAGTGGTGCCAGATATTCTCCGGTTTTGTGGTCAGGTCCCTTACCCCTCGGATGGTACTTCAGACATCAATGGTATCGAAAATACGGAAAAACTTGGAAGGCTGATATTTGCAAGGACTGGTACATGAGAGAAAAATACAGTGATCGCTTCGCTATCACTCTGTTCAGATGCCCCTGTACTTTAGAGCAAGCCAAATTGGACGCTGGCAGGTTTGCACCCGATCTCCAATGTAACGAAATCGATCGTAAATGTGAAACATTTCACAAAGCGGCTTACCATTGCGTGAGATCTGGAAGACCAGCAGTCGGAGGGGCTGGACAGCTTTGCTGTTACGACGATCATGGTGAACTCATAAGGACCGGTGACACGATGTACGGAGGTAGGCCAGCAAGAGCATTCCAATTCGGTAAGCACCCATTCAAACAACGTATGATGATTCCTTCCTTGTCCTATTGGTTGCACGACGTCACTCCTTATTTCTTCTGCTGTAAGTGGGCGGAAGGCGAAGACGATGCTGAAACGTGCGATATGTTTAAATACTGGAGAACTTCTCAGGACTGCTCACTTTACCAGACACCAGGGGTCGCATCGGTGTACGGAGACCCTCACTTTCTGACTTTTGATAAACACAACTATACATTCAACGGAAAAGGAGAATTCGTTCTGACTCGGGTCAATCACAGGTTGCACAAATTAGACGTTCAGGGAAGGTTCGAGCAACCCGATCCGAAATATCATTTCAGCCCCAAAATTAACGGCACGCGATTGATGGCTGTGACAGCGAGGGACAACGTCTCTTCGATTGTCGAGTTCCGAGTGCGACCTGCTCCAGCAAGGTGGCAATACCACATGTACATCATAGTGGACAACGAATACGTCTACTTCTGGGACAACAGTCTTCGGGTGCAGTTCTTCAAAGGTGTGACACTCTTTCAGCCGGCAAACGTCTACAACATGTCGCACATCGTGGCCATGTTCGATTCAGGAGCAGGTGTGGAGGTGATGGTGGAAAATGGTCACATGGCCGTGCACGTTTATCTACCAGTGAGCTTCATAAACAAGACGAGAGGACTGCTCGGAAATTGGTCCAGAAATAAAGATGATGAATTTACCGCTCCGGATGGAATAGTTTACATAACGCCGGATGCGAGAACGTACGATGTGCATCACAGATTCGGCATGGAATATCGTGTGACTGAGGTAGGCAACGAGAGAGTGGGTCGTTCCTTGTTCTATCACAATGCCATTCCATTTGCGCAGTATGACAATGCCACTTTTGTACCGGAATATGAAACACCGCCACCCATTCCCAAGAACTTCAGCTATCAGGATCATGTCATAGAGAACATATGTGCGGGTTCCACTTCCTGCCGTTTCGATTTCATTGTGACGGGTGACTTTGACTTCGCCAAGGCAAccaaaaaccacgaaaactacGCCGAAAAGTTGGCTTCGGATGTGAGAAAGCAGACCATCCGTTGCCCGGAGTTGATGAAGCCGAGGCACGGACGGAAGAGTGAGATCCGTTACTTTGTTGGAACAACTGTGAGGTTCAGTTGCGATTCGGGTTATCGTTTGGTTGGGTATGAGAACAGGAGGTGCAGAGAGACTGGACTCTGGAGCTGGGGTGTGAACCCGCAGTGCATCAGCGAGGGTGATTACGCCAAGAAAGTGACGGGAATATCACTGGGCATAGTTCTTCCCATCCTGATCTTGTTGATCCTTCTGTGCGTCTTCTTGGTTCAGAGGATGCGGAATCGTAAACAGCACTGGACGGGAGAGAAGGGCGTTCCAGAAAATCACATGTTCGAAGTGAAGCCGAACAAAAACGGCAATGGAAGCAGTAAAGTGTCTGACTTTTAG